The Chryseobacterium geocarposphaerae genome has a window encoding:
- a CDS encoding heavy metal translocating P-type ATPase, which yields MEECCSTKPKKEHNHNHEGHDHGHSHDTGDQSVFQMFLPAIISFVLLLVGIALDNYIKQDWFVGWIRLVWYLVAYIPVGLPVLKEAYESITKGDVFSEFFLMGIATVGAFAIGEYPEGVAVMLFYSVGEVFQAMAVTRAKSNIKSLLDQRPDEVTVLKDGKPETVKAENVNIGEIIQLKSGEKLGLDGELLSETASFNTAALTGESKPDIKTKGETVLAGMINLNTVSLVKVTTAYKDSKLSKILELVQNATAQKAPTELFIRKFAKIYTPIVVFLAIGITLLPYFFVEDYQFKTWLYRALVFLVISCPCALVISIPLGYFGGIGAGSRNGILFKGSNFLDVLANVQNVVMDKTGTMTEGVFKVQEVDFDNEFNKDEILKFVNALESKSSHPVATAIHEYVGEIDHSISLENVEEIAGHGLKAIISGKELLVGNFKLMDKFGISYHIKPENIVYTLIAVAYDKKFVGYLTIADSIKADAQLTIDKLKSLNVATTMLSGDKPSVVKYVADTLGIQNAYGDLLPEDKVNKVKEIKAKNQTVAFVGDGVNDAPVVALSDVGIAMGGLGSDATIETADVVIQDDRPSKIPMAINIGKQTKKIVWQNIVLAFAVKAIVLTLGAGGLATMWEAVFADVGVALLAILNAVRIQRMKF from the coding sequence AGTATTTCAGATGTTTCTGCCGGCGATAATCTCCTTTGTTTTATTATTAGTAGGTATTGCTTTAGACAATTATATAAAACAGGATTGGTTTGTTGGCTGGATTCGTTTAGTGTGGTATTTAGTTGCTTACATTCCTGTTGGATTGCCTGTTTTAAAAGAAGCCTATGAAAGCATCACAAAAGGCGATGTTTTTTCTGAATTTTTCTTAATGGGAATCGCAACAGTAGGAGCTTTTGCTATTGGTGAATACCCCGAAGGTGTTGCAGTAATGCTTTTCTATTCGGTAGGTGAAGTTTTCCAGGCAATGGCAGTAACGAGAGCAAAAAGCAATATCAAATCCTTGCTCGATCAACGTCCTGATGAAGTAACCGTTTTAAAAGATGGTAAACCTGAAACTGTAAAAGCCGAAAACGTAAATATTGGTGAAATAATTCAGTTAAAATCGGGGGAGAAACTGGGATTGGATGGAGAGCTGTTATCTGAAACAGCTTCATTTAATACGGCTGCATTAACGGGTGAAAGTAAACCGGATATCAAAACCAAAGGAGAAACTGTTCTAGCGGGAATGATTAATTTAAATACAGTCAGCTTGGTGAAAGTCACCACGGCTTACAAAGACAGTAAGCTGAGCAAGATTTTGGAATTGGTTCAGAATGCAACGGCTCAGAAAGCTCCAACAGAATTATTCATCAGAAAATTTGCGAAAATTTATACACCGATTGTTGTTTTTCTCGCTATCGGGATTACGCTATTGCCATACTTTTTTGTTGAAGACTATCAATTCAAAACCTGGCTGTACAGAGCATTGGTATTCCTGGTGATTTCCTGTCCCTGTGCATTGGTGATTTCCATTCCGTTGGGATATTTCGGAGGAATAGGAGCGGGAAGCCGCAATGGGATCTTATTCAAAGGAAGTAACTTCTTGGATGTTTTGGCAAATGTTCAGAATGTAGTGATGGACAAAACCGGGACGATGACGGAAGGGGTTTTCAAAGTCCAGGAAGTTGATTTTGATAATGAATTTAATAAAGATGAAATTTTAAAATTCGTCAATGCTTTAGAAAGTAAAAGTTCGCATCCCGTTGCAACCGCAATCCATGAGTATGTTGGAGAAATTGATCACTCCATTTCATTGGAAAATGTGGAAGAAATTGCAGGACACGGATTAAAAGCAATCATTAGCGGAAAGGAATTACTTGTAGGTAATTTCAAGTTGATGGATAAGTTCGGAATCAGCTACCATATAAAACCTGAAAATATTGTCTATACCTTAATTGCTGTGGCTTATGATAAAAAGTTTGTCGGTTATTTAACAATTGCAGATTCTATTAAAGCCGACGCACAATTAACCATCGATAAATTAAAATCATTAAACGTAGCAACGACAATGCTGAGTGGAGATAAACCGTCTGTTGTGAAGTATGTTGCCGATACTCTAGGAATTCAGAATGCTTACGGAGACCTGCTTCCTGAAGACAAGGTGAATAAAGTAAAAGAAATCAAAGCAAAAAATCAGACCGTAGCATTTGTAGGAGATGGAGTAAATGATGCACCTGTTGTTGCTTTAAGCGATGTAGGAATTGCCATGGGCGGATTGGGAAGCGATGCGACGATTGAAACCGCAGATGTCGTAATTCAGGATGACAGACCCAGTAAAATTCCAATGGCGATCAATATAGGAAAGCAAACTAAAAAAATAGTTTGGCAGAATATTGTCCTGGCGTTTGCAGTTAAAGCAATTGTTCTGACGTTGGGGGCGGGAGGATTGGCAACGATGTGGGAAGCGGTTTTTGCAGATGTTGGGGTTGCGTTGTTGGCTATTTTAAATGCGGTAAGAATTCAACGGATGAAATTTTAA
- a CDS encoding YHS domain-containing protein has product MKSKIFLTALLSVSLMACAQETPKVKHKKANTAVKSDVKKIKFANAVDPICHMPTEPDMKDTAVYKNKTYGFCSSLCKDEFKKNPEKYAQK; this is encoded by the coding sequence ATGAAATCAAAAATTTTTTTGACGGCATTATTGTCCGTTTCATTAATGGCATGTGCTCAGGAAACCCCTAAAGTAAAGCATAAAAAAGCCAATACCGCTGTAAAATCAGATGTAAAAAAGATAAAATTTGCCAACGCAGTAGATCCTATATGTCATATGCCGACAGAGCCTGATATGAAAGATACGGCAGTATATAAAAATAAAACGTACGGTTTTTGCAGTTCATTATGCAAAGACGAATTCAAAAAAAATCCTGAAAAGTATGCCCAAAAATAA
- a CDS encoding SCO family protein, with amino-acid sequence MPKNKNPNNTKSKVIIPIAVFALLFLGIGVGMGYFKKNLYTVMKVPDFQLTDQDNKKITNKDMLGKVYLVEFFFSRCTTICPVMNTNMRAIEDEINNPDFGIISISIDPENDTPQSLKEHAQRIGVKSPNWHFLTGNRDYIGKLADQFNIYVGDKEDESESLNHSGMIALVDEEGNIRCRYNKDNMPILYYSGLNYEDPEGKTAKLMGKYHPDREILIEDIKKLLK; translated from the coding sequence ATGCCCAAAAATAAAAACCCAAACAATACAAAAAGCAAAGTGATTATTCCGATTGCGGTTTTTGCGTTGCTTTTTCTGGGAATCGGTGTAGGAATGGGCTACTTTAAAAAGAACCTTTATACGGTAATGAAGGTTCCTGATTTCCAGTTGACGGACCAGGATAATAAAAAAATCACCAACAAAGATATGCTTGGAAAAGTGTATTTGGTAGAATTTTTTTTCAGCAGATGTACTACAATCTGTCCGGTAATGAATACTAACATGAGAGCAATTGAGGACGAGATCAACAACCCTGATTTCGGAATTATTTCAATAAGTATTGATCCCGAAAATGATACCCCTCAATCACTGAAAGAACATGCTCAAAGAATTGGTGTAAAGTCTCCGAACTGGCATTTTTTAACGGGTAACAGAGATTATATCGGAAAATTGGCAGATCAGTTCAATATTTACGTTGGGGACAAAGAAGATGAAAGCGAAAGTCTTAATCACAGCGGAATGATTGCTCTTGTAGATGAAGAAGGGAATATCCGCTGCAGATATAATAAAGACAATATGCCGATCCTTTATTATTCCGGGTTAAACTATGAGGATCCGGAAGGAAAAACAGCGAAACTGATGGGGAAATATCATCCTGACCGGGAGATATTAATTGAAGACATTAAGAAATTATTAAAATAA
- a CDS encoding superoxide dismutase → MKILKIAALSAVFAAQFALAQFKQTPLPYAYNALEGNIDAQTMEIHYSKHAAAYVANLNKAIAGTPQEKQTLFQILSNVSKLPAAVRNNAGGHYNHELFWTVLTPEKNTQPSAKLAKAINDAFGSMDAFKEKMSKAGADRFGSGWAWLAVDKSGKLFVSSTPNQDNPLMDVVEEKGTPIFGIDVWEHAYYLKYQNKRADYLAAIWNVTNWKEISRRYEEATSKK, encoded by the coding sequence ATGAAAATTTTAAAAATTGCTGCCTTAAGCGCAGTTTTCGCGGCGCAGTTTGCATTAGCTCAGTTCAAACAGACGCCTTTGCCGTATGCTTACAATGCACTGGAGGGTAATATTGATGCACAGACCATGGAAATTCATTATTCAAAACATGCAGCTGCCTATGTTGCGAATCTGAATAAAGCCATTGCAGGAACACCACAGGAGAAACAAACCTTGTTTCAGATTTTATCGAATGTATCAAAATTGCCGGCTGCAGTGAGAAATAATGCAGGAGGTCATTACAACCACGAATTGTTCTGGACGGTTTTAACGCCTGAAAAAAATACACAGCCATCTGCAAAACTGGCAAAAGCGATTAATGATGCTTTCGGAAGTATGGATGCCTTCAAGGAAAAGATGAGCAAAGCGGGAGCAGACCGTTTTGGCTCAGGATGGGCTTGGTTAGCGGTAGATAAAAGCGGAAAACTATTCGTTTCCTCGACACCTAATCAGGACAATCCCTTGATGGATGTTGTGGAAGAAAAAGGAACTCCTATTTTCGGTATTGATGTATGGGAGCATGCTTATTATCTGAAATATCAGAATAAGAGAGCTGATTATTTAGCTGCGATCTGGAACGTAACCAACTGGAAGGAAATCAGCAGAAGATACGAAGAAGCGACCAGCAAAAAATAA